From the genome of Thermococcus chitonophagus, one region includes:
- a CDS encoding deoxyhypusine synthase — MPKPKEIVLKKSEEIEGTPIEGPWLDDIHSLEEVLDYYERIGFQATHLGKAIEIWRRVEEKRARGEEVRVFLGYTSNIISSGLREIIAWLVKEGKVDVIVTTAGGIEEDFIKALKPFILGDWHVDDSLLREKGINRIGNIFVPNDRYIEFEKYMISFFERILEIEREAGRPLTASEFIYELGRYMDEKLGKEKEKSVIYWAYKRNVPIFCPAITDGSIGDMLYFFKEERGDRELVIDIANDIVKLNNLAVTAKETASIILGGSLPKHAIINANLFRGGTDYAIYITTAVPWDGSLSGAPPSEGVSWGKIKAKADYVEIWADATLVFPLLVWKVFKD, encoded by the coding sequence ATGCCCAAGCCCAAAGAGATAGTCCTGAAGAAGAGCGAGGAAATAGAGGGAACTCCAATCGAGGGTCCTTGGCTTGACGATATCCATAGCTTGGAGGAAGTCCTCGACTACTACGAGAGGATAGGCTTTCAAGCAACTCACCTTGGGAAGGCGATAGAGATATGGAGGAGAGTCGAGGAGAAGCGCGCCAGAGGAGAGGAGGTTAGGGTTTTCCTGGGCTACACGTCGAACATAATATCATCTGGCCTACGCGAGATAATTGCGTGGCTCGTTAAAGAGGGCAAGGTTGACGTTATCGTAACCACGGCTGGAGGGATTGAGGAAGACTTCATAAAGGCCCTTAAGCCCTTTATCCTTGGTGACTGGCACGTTGACGATTCCCTGTTGAGGGAGAAGGGCATAAACAGGATTGGTAACATTTTCGTTCCCAACGACCGTTATATAGAGTTCGAGAAGTACATGATCTCATTCTTTGAGCGCATTCTCGAGATAGAGCGCGAAGCTGGGAGACCTTTAACGGCCAGCGAGTTCATCTACGAGCTCGGAAGATACATGGATGAAAAGCTAGGTAAAGAGAAGGAGAAGAGCGTAATTTACTGGGCCTACAAGAGGAACGTCCCAATATTCTGCCCGGCGATTACTGATGGATCTATAGGGGACATGCTCTACTTCTTCAAGGAGGAGCGCGGTGATAGGGAGTTGGTAATAGATATAGCCAACGACATCGTAAAGCTGAACAACCTTGCCGTTACAGCCAAGGAGACAGCGTCGATAATCTTAGGGGGCTCCCTCCCGAAGCACGCGATAATAAACGCGAACCTCTTCAGGGGTGGAACAGACTATGCAATATATATAACTACTGCCGTCCCATGGGATGGCTCTCTAAGCGGTGCACCGCCGAGCGAAGGTGTTAGCTGGGGAAAGATAAAAGCTAAGGCCGATTACGTGGAGATATGGGCCGATGCAACCTTAGTGTTTCCCCTGTTGGTCTGGAAGGTTTTTAAAGACTAA
- a CDS encoding UPF0175 family protein, with amino-acid sequence MEIPKDIKGLLGPKPEKEIMLLAAIELYRERKLSLGKAAEFAGLTVREFLYELRKRKIPINYPEEEAEKDVKTVEGLV; translated from the coding sequence ATGGAGATACCAAAGGACATTAAAGGACTGCTGGGACCCAAGCCTGAAAAAGAAATAATGTTGCTTGCCGCAATTGAACTATATAGGGAAAGAAAGCTTAGTCTAGGAAAAGCTGCTGAATTTGCTGGTCTCACTGTTAGGGAATTCCTATATGAATTAAGAAAGAGAAAGATTCCAATTAACTACCCTGAAGAAGAGGCAGAAAAAGACGTAAAAACTGTTGAGGGTCTTGTATGA
- a CDS encoding class I SAM-dependent methyltransferase has protein sequence MHELYTVLAKYYDSIYRRRAQEISREVAFLEEVFREDAKREVRDVLDLACGTGIPTVELANRGYNVVGIDLHEEMLEVARRKTDKVKFIQGNALEINFREEFDAVTMLFSSITYFNEEKLMILFRKVHEALRPGGVFIADFPQWFVVRNLGPFVWDEVHGEERLIITDWREVLPGVQKVRFKRLVQILRPNGEVRAFFVSDELNIYTPREIKLLGGEVFGEVRVYSDYERKLRENAKRFWAVMVKA, from the coding sequence ATGCACGAGCTTTATACGGTTTTGGCCAAGTATTACGACTCAATATACAGGAGGAGAGCCCAGGAGATATCGAGGGAAGTTGCCTTCCTTGAAGAGGTCTTCAGGGAAGACGCTAAGAGGGAAGTTCGAGATGTTTTAGATTTGGCCTGCGGGACGGGAATACCAACAGTTGAGCTTGCAAATAGGGGTTACAACGTTGTCGGCATTGACCTCCACGAGGAGATGCTTGAAGTTGCCCGCAGGAAAACCGACAAGGTTAAGTTCATTCAAGGAAATGCCCTTGAGATTAACTTCAGGGAAGAGTTCGATGCTGTAACGATGCTCTTCTCGAGCATCACCTATTTTAACGAGGAGAAGCTAATGATACTGTTTAGAAAAGTTCACGAAGCTCTAAGGCCGGGCGGAGTGTTCATAGCTGATTTTCCCCAGTGGTTCGTGGTGAGGAATCTAGGTCCCTTCGTGTGGGACGAGGTTCATGGAGAAGAGAGGCTTATAATCACGGACTGGAGAGAGGTTTTGCCTGGAGTGCAGAAGGTAAGGTTCAAGAGGCTCGTGCAGATTTTAAGGCCGAACGGTGAAGTTAGGGCGTTCTTCGTCAGCGATGAGCTCAACATATACACTCCCAGGGAGATTAAACTTCTGGGAGGGGAAGTCTTTGGGGAAGTAAGGGTGTACTCTGACTACGAAAGGAAGCTCAGGGAGAACGCTAAGAGGTTTTGGGCCGTTATGGTCAAGGCTTAA
- a CDS encoding UPF0175 family protein: MSEILVSIPQDLARILKVNERELPKLVKVYLAIKLYREGIVSLGKAAEIAGVSKWEMMEILASKGIPLQYSEEDLREDVKTLERLL; encoded by the coding sequence ATGAGCGAAATCTTAGTATCTATTCCCCAAGACTTGGCCAGAATCCTTAAGGTTAATGAAAGGGAGCTCCCAAAACTTGTGAAGGTATACCTAGCGATTAAACTCTACCGTGAGGGAATAGTTAGCCTTGGAAAAGCAGCCGAAATAGCTGGAGTTAGCAAATGGGAAATGATGGAGATTCTAGCTTCAAAAGGTATACCTCTTCAGTATAGTGAAGAGGATCTAAGGGAAGATGTGAAAACCTTGGAGAGATTACTATGA
- a CDS encoding nucleotide-binding protein — MRVVSNSGPLIALAKIGKLKVLKELFGEIIIPRAVWYEVVEKGKGKPGSMEVENAKWIKVVDVKDKIGVEILKKEVEIGEAEAIILAKEINADLLILDEKIPRIIAKSLGLNVAGTLAILFIAKKIDILINMPRTKGVYFSDKVLKEVKRMYQV; from the coding sequence ATGAGGGTAGTCTCTAATTCAGGGCCCCTAATAGCCCTAGCTAAGATTGGAAAGTTAAAAGTTCTAAAGGAACTTTTTGGTGAGATAATAATTCCGAGAGCTGTCTGGTATGAAGTCGTTGAAAAAGGGAAAGGAAAACCGGGATCCATGGAAGTTGAAAATGCAAAGTGGATTAAGGTCGTTGATGTAAAAGATAAAATTGGCGTTGAAATTCTCAAAAAAGAAGTTGAGATTGGCGAAGCTGAAGCAATAATTTTGGCTAAGGAAATTAACGCTGATCTGCTTATCCTCGACGAGAAAATTCCAAGGATCATTGCAAAATCCCTTGGATTGAATGTAGCTGGGACTCTTGCAATTCTTTTCATTGCAAAGAAGATAGACATACTTATAAACATGCCGAGAACAAAAGGTGTCTACTTCAGCGATAAAGTCCTCAAAGAAGTAAAGAGGATGTACCAAGTTTAA
- the cobZ gene encoding alpha-ribazole phosphatase CobZ, translated as MKERILKRLEEKGITLQAIIDTALELYIGEEKDNIKEKLHSLLLGYLEDINVQALLLSAILLEENFEVEGDPVNLIADELIGINIAEYIGGKFALFNFFYYDTRKPGILKELPPFLDDAIGGLIAGCMTKLFEDKADKN; from the coding sequence ATGAAGGAGAGAATCCTCAAGAGACTTGAAGAGAAAGGAATAACCCTACAGGCGATCATAGACACTGCCCTAGAGCTCTACATAGGAGAAGAAAAAGATAACATCAAGGAAAAGCTACACTCCCTACTCCTCGGGTACCTTGAAGATATAAACGTTCAAGCCCTCCTGCTTTCCGCAATCCTCCTTGAGGAGAACTTTGAAGTTGAGGGAGATCCCGTTAATCTCATTGCTGACGAACTAATAGGGATAAATATAGCCGAGTACATTGGGGGAAAGTTCGCCCTCTTCAACTTCTTCTACTACGACACAAGAAAACCGGGGATATTAAAGGAGCTCCCACCGTTTCTCGACGATGCGATAGGAGGTTTAATAGCTGGATGTATGACTAAGCTCTTCGAAGATAAAGCTGATAAAAATTGA
- a CDS encoding type II toxin-antitoxin system VapC family toxin, translating to MIVIDASSLAKYILREGNWEKVREYLLDEPYSLTLALAEVSNAIWKHHTLYKRISRKEVEIMFTALKKLREDVVIFEPFENYLGMAMVMSMSERIPIYDALYLAQAKRYGVLLLTSDEKQWEVALKLGVKARYIE from the coding sequence GTGATAGTAATTGATGCATCTTCCCTTGCCAAGTACATACTAAGGGAGGGAAACTGGGAGAAAGTTAGAGAATACCTCCTAGATGAACCCTATTCCCTAACATTAGCCTTAGCCGAAGTCTCAAATGCCATTTGGAAGCATCACACACTATACAAGAGGATTTCCAGAAAAGAAGTTGAGATAATGTTTACCGCGTTGAAAAAGCTCAGAGAGGACGTGGTGATTTTTGAACCGTTCGAGAATTATCTTGGCATGGCAATGGTCATGTCAATGAGCGAGAGGATTCCTATTTATGATGCTCTCTATTTAGCCCAGGCGAAGAGATATGGAGTTCTCCTTTTAACAAGTGATGAAAAGCAATGGGAGGTTGCGCTCAAACTTGGGGTTAAAGCTAGGTACATTGAATAA
- a CDS encoding AAA family ATPase, with translation MFFPYPKTKREELFDRENELEDVIKAVDMGERLILILGPRRLGKSSLLNVTLNEIEYPSIKVDVRKTYSEFSSVNRYVIGRMLLSSLSGRKRLLEELKRNVKGLSVSGVRVEIAKDFSIVELLEALNEYGRFIIAFDEAQYLRFGGATRYDGILAYAVDNLENLTFILTGSEVGMLFDFLRFEDPRAPLFGRYHHDVVLSRFSRDLSLEFLKSGFREAGMRIKEGELEDAVNTFDGVVGWLTLYGYLRVARGLDHGKALEEVFREAKAIVESELSRLFSYSPRYKVILKAIALGYSRWRDIKDYVTLKLGYINDSNFSKLLENLVKSGYVEKRGGRYYIFDPMIERIFKEG, from the coding sequence TTGTTTTTCCCGTACCCAAAAACAAAAAGGGAAGAGCTATTTGACAGAGAAAATGAGCTGGAAGATGTTATAAAGGCCGTTGATATGGGAGAAAGGCTTATTTTAATCCTGGGCCCCAGGAGACTTGGCAAGAGCTCACTGCTGAACGTCACGCTTAATGAAATTGAGTATCCATCAATAAAGGTCGACGTTAGAAAAACCTACTCCGAGTTCTCCTCCGTGAACAGGTACGTGATTGGCAGGATGCTACTTTCATCGCTCAGTGGCAGGAAGAGGCTCCTAGAGGAATTAAAGAGGAACGTTAAAGGCCTCTCAGTTTCTGGCGTTAGAGTTGAGATTGCGAAGGATTTCTCAATAGTCGAGTTGCTTGAGGCCCTAAATGAGTATGGAAGATTCATTATAGCGTTTGACGAGGCTCAGTACTTAAGATTTGGGGGAGCAACCCGCTACGATGGTATTTTGGCTTACGCGGTTGACAACCTCGAGAATCTGACCTTTATCTTGACTGGCTCTGAGGTTGGAATGCTCTTTGACTTCCTTAGGTTTGAGGATCCGAGAGCTCCCCTCTTCGGTAGGTACCATCATGACGTGGTTTTAAGCAGGTTCTCCCGGGATTTAAGCCTTGAATTCTTGAAGAGTGGATTCAGGGAGGCTGGCATGAGAATTAAGGAGGGAGAGCTTGAAGATGCAGTTAACACATTTGATGGGGTTGTTGGCTGGCTGACCCTCTATGGCTACCTAAGGGTGGCGAGAGGGCTAGATCACGGTAAGGCTTTGGAAGAAGTCTTCAGGGAGGCTAAGGCGATAGTCGAGAGCGAACTTTCGAGGCTTTTCTCATACAGCCCTCGCTATAAGGTTATACTCAAGGCGATAGCCCTTGGGTACTCCCGGTGGAGGGATATAAAGGATTATGTAACGCTTAAGCTCGGCTATATAAACGATTCAAACTTTTCAAAGCTCTTAGAGAACCTCGTAAAGTCTGGCTATGTTGAAAAGAGGGGAGGTAGGTACTACATTTTTGACCCGATGATTGAGAGGATATTTAAGGAGGGATAG
- the cobS gene encoding adenosylcobinamide-GDP ribazoletransferase → MRNLTPFLTRIPIKGDFEKAREEVWAFPLVAVITSLLPTLILYFKLPRGNLLGVLALYFTIGLLHLDGLADWADGIMVKGDREGKIKAMKDVNTGIAGIFAVVVVLLVQVYSLEGAPFYSMYLGELNSKYAMLLALATKKPLGRGLGAYFMEGMNRKNMVIGTALYVLLMIPVLALYPKAIVSLLGLAIGAYTIHISLKNFGGLNGDCIGAVAEITRAGTLLIIGTF, encoded by the coding sequence ATGAGAAACCTGACTCCATTCCTAACGAGGATTCCGATTAAAGGTGATTTTGAAAAGGCTAGGGAAGAGGTTTGGGCCTTTCCGCTCGTTGCAGTTATAACCTCCCTTCTGCCGACTCTAATCCTGTACTTCAAACTGCCGAGAGGAAATTTGCTTGGAGTTTTGGCCCTCTACTTCACCATTGGCTTACTTCACCTTGACGGCCTTGCGGATTGGGCCGACGGAATAATGGTCAAGGGGGATAGAGAGGGGAAGATAAAGGCGATGAAAGACGTAAATACTGGGATAGCCGGAATTTTTGCCGTAGTAGTTGTTTTGTTAGTTCAAGTGTACTCGCTTGAAGGGGCTCCATTCTACTCGATGTACCTAGGAGAGCTGAACTCAAAGTACGCGATGCTGCTAGCTTTGGCAACCAAAAAGCCCTTAGGAAGAGGACTAGGGGCGTACTTCATGGAGGGTATGAATAGAAAGAACATGGTAATTGGAACGGCCCTATACGTCCTCCTCATGATCCCCGTTTTAGCGTTATATCCCAAGGCCATAGTTTCACTCCTAGGCTTGGCTATAGGAGCCTACACCATACACATCTCCCTTAAGAACTTTGGAGGGCTTAACGGAGACTGCATAGGAGCAGTTGCCGAAATAACTCGGGCGGGAACCCTCCTGATTATAGGTACGTTTTAG
- a CDS encoding ATP-binding protein: MIEHFNPWWRGRFKDDEDYRKWKESEIKWIPKEISEISLDPFPLNFLFGPTSRQNYHKIYL, from the coding sequence ATGATTGAACACTTCAATCCATGGTGGAGGGGAAGGTTCAAGGATGATGAAGACTACCGAAAGTGGAAGGAGAGTGAAATTAAATGGATACCCAAAGAAATTAGTGAGATTTCTCTTGACCCTTTCCCCTTAAATTTCCTGTTTGGGCCGACAAGTCGTCAAAACTACCACAAGATATATCTCTAA
- a CDS encoding cobyric acid synthase: MGRALMILGTSSGAGKSLLATALCRIFSNMGYDVVPFKSQNMSLNSAPTIEGGEISRAQYLQAIACRKKPSVKFNPILLKPEGNMRSQVVFMGKPIGSVSAREYMLSKKEELFRKAMAVLDELKEKHDLVIIEGAGSPVEINLKDYDIANTRVMLHAKAKGILVTDIDRGGSFASIVGTMELLKPEEREAIIGFVFNKFRGDPSLLEPGFEYLEKRYGKPTLGVIPYVEHRLPEEDSLAEFPKVKGELHIQIIRLPHMSNFTDFEPLHWANGVDYVTRPEEIKGDLIIIPGSKNTVEDLLWLREEGFEDAIIEAHREGSFVVGICGGFQMLGEKIIDNVESKRGVIMGIGLLPAETVFSKVKRTNHLKAEVLWGPAKGMNVEGYEIRFGRSTSERPFSLITSVNGAKALEPEGAVGERAFGTYLHGIFHNFTFTERFLNFLRREKGLEPISIGEWSIEEEIERFARIVEKNFDMERILEEL, encoded by the coding sequence ATGGGAAGGGCTTTAATGATCCTGGGGACTTCATCTGGAGCTGGAAAATCTCTCTTGGCTACTGCCCTATGCAGGATTTTCTCGAATATGGGTTATGACGTTGTCCCCTTCAAGAGCCAAAACATGAGCCTCAACTCCGCGCCAACAATAGAGGGAGGGGAGATAAGCAGGGCCCAGTATTTGCAGGCGATTGCCTGCAGAAAGAAGCCTTCCGTAAAGTTCAATCCCATTCTCCTCAAACCAGAGGGGAACATGAGGAGTCAGGTGGTTTTCATGGGAAAGCCAATTGGGAGCGTTTCCGCTCGCGAGTATATGCTCTCAAAGAAGGAAGAACTCTTCAGGAAGGCCATGGCCGTTCTAGATGAGCTTAAGGAGAAGCACGATCTCGTGATAATTGAAGGGGCAGGCAGTCCAGTTGAGATAAACCTCAAGGACTATGACATAGCGAACACTAGAGTCATGCTCCACGCCAAGGCAAAGGGAATCCTCGTTACGGACATAGATCGGGGAGGCAGTTTTGCGTCAATAGTTGGCACAATGGAGCTCCTAAAACCGGAGGAGAGGGAGGCGATAATAGGGTTCGTCTTCAACAAGTTCCGAGGAGATCCCTCACTCCTCGAGCCGGGCTTTGAATATTTGGAGAAACGCTACGGGAAACCAACCCTGGGAGTTATCCCCTACGTGGAGCACCGCCTTCCCGAGGAGGACTCTCTCGCTGAGTTCCCGAAGGTTAAGGGCGAGCTCCACATTCAGATAATCAGGCTCCCTCACATGAGCAACTTCACAGATTTTGAACCCCTGCATTGGGCCAATGGAGTTGACTACGTAACTAGGCCTGAGGAAATTAAGGGTGACCTGATAATAATCCCGGGGAGTAAGAACACCGTTGAGGATCTGCTCTGGTTGAGGGAGGAGGGTTTTGAGGATGCCATAATAGAGGCCCACCGCGAGGGCTCCTTCGTAGTTGGAATCTGCGGTGGCTTTCAAATGCTTGGGGAGAAGATAATTGACAACGTTGAATCCAAGCGCGGAGTTATTATGGGCATTGGTCTTTTGCCCGCAGAAACAGTATTCTCGAAGGTAAAGAGGACGAACCACCTTAAGGCTGAAGTCCTGTGGGGGCCTGCTAAGGGCATGAACGTGGAGGGCTACGAGATAAGGTTTGGTAGGAGCACCTCTGAGAGACCTTTCTCCTTAATAACATCTGTCAACGGGGCAAAGGCTTTAGAGCCCGAAGGTGCCGTTGGCGAGAGGGCGTTTGGAACTTACCTTCATGGAATATTCCACAACTTCACCTTCACAGAGCGTTTCCTGAACTTTCTAAGGAGGGAGAAAGGCTTAGAGCCGATATCAATTGGGGAGTGGAGCATAGAGGAGGAAATTGAGAGGTTCGCTCGAATCGTTGAGAAGAACTTTGACATGGAGCGGATACTTGAGGAACTTTAA
- the cbiB gene encoding adenosylcobinamide-phosphate synthase CbiB, with protein sequence MDILIFALLWDLLLGEPPAKLHPVVWFGHLISSLDKRWKRRRPIFDFFAGFLVALAVIAFAFALSLLPKYLPYPLNYFLAVYLLKSSFAIRSLYEHVARTITKDVKEMRKAVSMIVSRDVKSLDRPHLISASIESLAENLNDSVVAPLFYYLLFGLPGALIYRAVNTLDAMIGYRNEKYEYFGKFSARLDDALNFIPARITVLLFLPFGPRKVVRHYKLAKYKINSDKPIAVMSAVLGVWLEKPSYYRFPGREPQLEDVKRALRFYWIAVTEWLLLVLLLKELVVGLPI encoded by the coding sequence ATGGATATTTTAATCTTCGCGCTACTCTGGGATCTGCTCCTAGGTGAGCCTCCCGCCAAGCTTCACCCGGTTGTGTGGTTTGGTCACTTAATTAGTTCACTTGACAAAAGATGGAAGCGCAGAAGGCCTATCTTTGACTTCTTTGCCGGATTTTTGGTTGCGTTAGCCGTTATCGCTTTTGCCTTTGCTCTCTCGCTCCTTCCCAAGTATCTCCCATACCCCCTGAACTACTTCCTAGCGGTTTACCTCCTTAAGTCCTCATTCGCCATAAGAAGTCTCTATGAGCACGTGGCAAGGACGATTACCAAGGATGTAAAGGAGATGAGAAAGGCAGTGTCCATGATCGTGAGTAGGGATGTTAAGTCCCTTGACAGGCCTCACTTAATCTCGGCCTCGATCGAAAGCCTCGCCGAGAACTTGAACGATTCTGTAGTTGCTCCCCTATTCTACTACCTCCTGTTTGGCCTTCCTGGGGCCTTAATCTACAGGGCGGTGAATACTCTCGATGCAATGATTGGTTACAGGAACGAGAAGTACGAGTACTTCGGTAAATTCTCTGCGAGACTTGACGATGCCCTAAACTTCATCCCCGCGAGGATTACGGTTTTGCTCTTTCTTCCTTTTGGCCCCAGGAAGGTTGTAAGGCACTACAAGCTCGCCAAGTACAAGATAAACTCGGATAAACCGATAGCCGTGATGTCGGCTGTTCTTGGGGTGTGGCTTGAAAAGCCTAGCTATTACAGGTTCCCTGGAAGGGAGCCTCAGCTTGAAGACGTGAAGAGGGCCCTGAGGTTTTACTGGATAGCTGTGACTGAGTGGTTACTCCTTGTTCTGCTTTTAAAGGAGTTGGTAGTTGGACTACCAATTTAA
- a CDS encoding DUF5615 family PIN-like protein, giving the protein MKFIADMMLGRLARWLRLYGYDTLYGIKEDDKILEVAKKEGRIILTRDSGLAERAKKLGVGVILIESNSFEDQVRQLMGEGIQFNELFPENARCPKCNGPIVRVNKEEIRDKVPKKVYEIYNEFYICLNCGQVYWPGRQWREMVKIDKRIREISKLSERDRQLEAP; this is encoded by the coding sequence ATGAAGTTCATAGCCGATATGATGCTTGGCAGGCTCGCTCGGTGGCTGAGGCTCTACGGTTACGATACACTGTACGGGATTAAAGAGGATGACAAAATCCTTGAAGTCGCTAAAAAAGAGGGTAGGATAATACTTACGCGGGACTCTGGCCTTGCTGAGAGAGCCAAGAAGCTTGGGGTGGGGGTTATTTTAATAGAGTCCAACTCCTTCGAGGATCAAGTTAGGCAACTGATGGGGGAGGGAATACAGTTCAACGAACTATTTCCCGAAAATGCAAGGTGCCCAAAGTGCAATGGCCCAATAGTTAGGGTCAATAAGGAGGAGATAAGGGACAAAGTTCCTAAGAAGGTCTACGAGATCTACAATGAGTTTTACATCTGCCTAAACTGCGGTCAGGTCTACTGGCCCGGAAGGCAGTGGAGGGAGATGGTAAAGATAGATAAAAGGATCAGGGAAATCAGCAAACTCTCGGAACGGGATCGCCAATTGGAGGCTCCATGA
- the vapB gene encoding type II toxin-antitoxin system VapB family antitoxin, with translation MEVVSFRIPKELKRSMKEVDINWSEEIRKFIEAKVREYKRRKALEEIDAMLSNLPKAEKGTAKNYVREDRDSN, from the coding sequence ATGGAAGTTGTTAGTTTTAGGATCCCAAAGGAGCTTAAGAGGAGCATGAAGGAAGTTGACATTAACTGGAGCGAGGAGATTAGGAAGTTTATTGAGGCTAAGGTCAGGGAGTACAAAAGGAGGAAAGCATTGGAAGAAATTGATGCAATGCTCTCAAACCTTCCAAAAGCCGAAAAAGGAACTGCAAAAAATTACGTGAGGGAGGACCGTGATAGTAATTGA
- a CDS encoding DUF3368 domain-containing protein — MIVVSNTSALIRLSNIRHLDILQKLFEEIIILPAVAEEFGEKLSSWVIVRPVSDEKFVKVLSYSLGKGEAEAIALALELNADIIILDDLKARKFAEDLGLNIIGTAGVILPAKKRGIIKQVFPVLKELREKGFWISDAIIRHITKSAGEEVE, encoded by the coding sequence ATGATCGTTGTTTCTAATACAAGCGCGCTTATTAGACTATCAAATATAAGACATCTTGACATTTTGCAGAAACTCTTCGAGGAGATAATAATACTGCCCGCTGTAGCCGAAGAATTCGGAGAAAAACTCTCAAGCTGGGTTATTGTAAGACCAGTTTCAGACGAAAAATTCGTGAAAGTACTCTCTTACTCACTTGGAAAAGGAGAAGCAGAAGCCATTGCACTAGCCCTCGAGTTGAATGCTGATATTATCATCCTTGATGACTTAAAGGCCAGGAAGTTTGCAGAGGATCTTGGCCTCAATATCATTGGAACTGCAGGTGTAATATTACCCGCAAAAAAGAGAGGAATTATTAAACAGGTATTTCCTGTTCTAAAGGAACTGAGAGAGAAAGGATTCTGGATCTCCGACGCAATAATCAGACACATTACGAAGTCCGCTGGAGAAGAGGTAGAGTGA
- a CDS encoding aminotransferase class I/II-fold pyridoxal phosphate-dependent enzyme: protein MLEPVNFRAKHGGAREEGLIDFSASVNPYPPEWVEEMFERAKEISGRYPYWDELEGKLSDLAGEEVTVTAGITEALYLLGPVLKGKTVVIPRHTYEEYERVSRIFGARIVKGPNDPGELAKLVTQGSIVFFCNPNNPDGKFYRVRELKPLIDAVEDTNSLLILDEAFIDFVKKPESPQGENIVKLRTFTKSYGLPGIRVGYVIGFPEYFRSVRMPWSIGSTGVAFLEFLLEDGFEHLKRTMPLIWKEKSRLERELGVRSDANFFIMRVGNAKEFVERVKPRGILVRDCSSFGLPEFVRFSVRRPEENDILIKVLKDVIQCT from the coding sequence ATGCTCGAGCCGGTAAACTTCAGGGCCAAGCACGGCGGGGCGAGGGAGGAAGGCCTGATAGACTTCTCGGCCTCTGTGAATCCCTATCCTCCGGAGTGGGTGGAGGAGATGTTCGAGAGGGCCAAGGAGATAAGCGGGAGGTATCCTTACTGGGACGAGCTTGAAGGGAAGCTTAGTGATCTCGCTGGGGAAGAGGTAACGGTAACGGCCGGGATAACCGAAGCTCTGTACCTCCTGGGCCCAGTCCTTAAAGGTAAAACAGTTGTGATTCCGAGGCACACCTATGAAGAGTACGAGAGGGTCTCGAGGATATTTGGAGCGAGAATAGTGAAGGGGCCAAACGATCCTGGGGAGCTTGCCAAGCTTGTGACTCAAGGTTCAATAGTATTCTTCTGCAACCCCAATAATCCGGATGGGAAATTTTACAGGGTTAGGGAGCTGAAGCCTTTAATTGATGCCGTTGAAGATACAAATTCTCTGTTAATCCTAGATGAAGCCTTCATAGACTTCGTTAAAAAGCCCGAAAGTCCCCAGGGAGAGAACATAGTAAAGTTAAGGACGTTCACAAAGAGCTACGGGCTACCTGGGATTAGGGTGGGCTACGTCATCGGCTTCCCGGAGTACTTCAGGAGCGTCAGGATGCCTTGGAGCATAGGCTCCACGGGAGTTGCCTTCCTTGAGTTCCTGTTGGAGGATGGGTTTGAGCACCTGAAGAGGACAATGCCTCTAATATGGAAGGAGAAATCTCGGTTGGAGAGGGAACTGGGAGTTAGAAGCGATGCTAACTTCTTTATAATGAGGGTTGGAAACGCTAAAGAATTCGTCGAGAGGGTTAAGCCTAGGGGCATCTTGGTTAGGGACTGCAGTAGCTTCGGCCTTCCAGAATTCGTAAGGTTCTCCGTTAGGAGGCCTGAGGAGAACGATATCCTCATTAAGGTTTTGAAAGATGTTATTCAATGTACCTAG